The stretch of DNA TTTTTTTTTGGGCGAGATGACAGTAGTTGATCTCAACTGTGGTTTATGATTTTTCTTTACATCTTATTAGGGCAGCTCCAATGTTGCAAATAATCGATTAGTCACACAACAAGAAACAAATAGAGCACACTGTGACATTCAGAATCTTGTAAGAGAACCTTGTTTTCAGTTCGAAGTTTGAACCAAGCTGAACAAAGAAATGAAAACTGTCCACAAAAGCTATTCAGGAGAAAGAATGCTGTCCTTTCGCTAGTATTATTATATTAGCAGCCTAGAACCCACCGCTATTATTAAAATCGAAGTTCTTTCCCGCCGAACCACTGCTGCGCCTGTGCGTACACGTATATGCTTGCTCACTCCGTCCCGGAACGTAGGACCTCCTGGGTTTTGCAGATAGATTACGGATGTTGAGAAAAGATGTATGTACCTTTTATTAGGGCATCGTTCTgttaattaattatttaattttCGACCGGCTGTTCAGCTGCTCGCACCAAAATCAAGAAGATTAGGATGCCTTTTTTTTACTCCTCTAGCTCACGCTAATTGATTTCTTTACAAGACTAGCACCAAGACTAAGAAGATTAGCATACTTTTTTTATCCAAAGGGCCCTATGATGCTTTACATTTGAGTAAAAATTTTAAACCTTCCAGTACGTTACATTCCAGGATGGATGGAGTATTATGCAACATGCTTGAAAATAAGGGACAAATGATGCTATAAAGTATAAACGCCCGTAAAAGGCAAAATATGTTTTCCGAGGAAACCGGGGAGGAGCGCGGCTTAGGCAAAATATTCATCTATCAACTTTTAGGCTTCATAACTTTTAACTCCTGatatagtacacacatctgacGGATATACATGGTGATCCCGGCCCTTCAATTTTCAGGTTCGGTCCTATTTTCAAGACAAACTTGGTCGGTAAGGACCTGATTGTCTCTCTTGACCCGGACATCAACCACTACGTGCTCCAGCAAGAGGAGAAGGCGTTCCACATATGGTTTCCGGAATCGTTCATGAGACTCCTGGGCGAGGAGAACATCGCCAAAGTTTACGGGTCCCTGCACAAGAACACTAGGAACATGATCCGCCGAGTCTTTGGCCCAGAGAACCTCAGGCTGGTGCTGCTCCATGATATGCAAGGTGCCGTGGAGAAGACCCTTAGCTCCTGGCACGACAGCGGAAGCGTTGAACTCAAACCTGCCCTCTCAAGTGTATGTATATGCATGCATGAATCCATACATGTTGATCAGCATCTATTATATATTCTAATGGCATTTCTTCTGGGATACGGTATCAATCACCCAACCATTATTTATCTATCTATTTATCTGTCTGTGCAGATGATATTTGGTATTGCTGCCAAATGGATGATTGGTCACGAGGCGTCGGTATTATCAGGGGATCTGtggaaaaattttgatgcgTTCAACCAAGGACTGTTGTCCTTTCCGCTTTATATCCCTGGAACAGCGTTCTACAGATGTATGCAGGTATATACCTACCGGTTTATTATGTGCTGATTGATGGGTGAACTGTGTCGACAATTCTAATTTGCATAATTCATCAGTGGCTTCCTCCTGTTGTTAATTACACCTTAGATTAATCTATCGCCACCTTGGAAGTTTCTATGAATTCTCATTATAATATATACTGTAGGGACGCAATAATGTCATGAAGACCTTGAAGCAAGTGCTTGACGAGAGAAGGAAAAAGGCAGAAACACCGGAAAGGATGGATTTCATTGACGTTATAGTCAGCGAGTTAAATAAGGAGAATCCCGCGCTCTCCGAAAACCTTGCTTTAAATGTGCTATTCTTGATGATATTTGCTAGCTTTGAGACAACATCATCTGGACTAACTGCAGCACTCAAGTTTCTATCAGACAACCCTAGAGCATTACAAGAACTAGAGGTAAGTGTCTATGAGCACCAGCCAATAGTTTACACAAAGTTTGGATTTTTGATATCACCGCGAATCATCTGATACCCCGCAGGAGGAGCATCAGCAGATCCGGGCAAGAAGGGCTGATCCGAACACAGGAGTCACTTGGGAGGAATACAAATCCATGAAATTCACCTCCCATGTAAGTTGAAACTAGATCGAGCACCCACTCCCATTTTCAATCTACTATATATGAGTGTATAAttatcataaaaataattaatgtgTCAGAGGATTATTGGTATACTGATGGTTTTCTATGTGACGATGACCTCATTTGCTTGCTGTAGGTTATAAATGAATCATTAAGGCTAGCCAACGTCGCCCCTGTGTTGTTTAGGAAAGCAACACAAGATGTCAACATAAAAGGTAGTAGGTTCACTCTGTCGCCCTGTATATAGTTCTTGGAAACATATATACTATCACCTATATATATTCTTTTCAAATGTTTTACCGTTActcaaagaaattattttcggTAACCAATGCAAGCCGTGTCTTTCAATATATAGGCTTTCCTTTGTTTTCTCAATTCCCAGTTGAGTTGTTAACAAATTTTGTATTCGTGAAGGTTATACTATTCCAGAGGGATGGATATTGATGATCTGTCCTCCAGCAGTTCATTTCAATCCTACCAAATATGAGGATCCCAATGTCTTCAATCCATGGAGATGGAAggttagaaaaaaataatatacatATGGGTCGGGATGTGCTTGATCGGTCCAAAATAGGTTTGATTAAATTAGCTTGCAACTTGTTATGAAAGTCTACACACGTGAATGATACGGAAAGGTGATTTGCAGGATCTTTCGGAACCAGTTGGGAGCTCCAAGGATTTTATTGCCTTTGGATCCGGATTGAGGTTATGTGTCGGTGTAGACTTTGCAAGACTTCAAATGACTATGTTCCTCCACTTCTTAGTCACCAAGTATAGGTATATATTGATATATGTACTCAGAAAAAAGTTCTGATATTCTTCTACAGTCGTGTGTGTACGCGTGCACTCGTGCACACGTGCGTGTGTGAATAATGAGATACTCATTCATCACTTAATATCGTTTATCTTGTTTTCTGCAACAGATTGAAGGTGGTCAGTGGTGGGGACATGGTGTTTGGCCCTGGACTAGGGTTTCCTAATGGATTTCAAATCCAACTTGAACGCAAAAAATAATTTTGTCGGATCTACAATATCTCAGCAATTTTTCTCATTTTGTATGCATGTAGTTATGCTATCAACTCAAATAATGTACCATAAACAAATGATGTCTTGATCTGTGTTGCTTGTATGATCTGCTGATCTTATGTAAGTGGACGTACATCACAATGATCTTATATTTGCTATTTAAGTGCTACAAATAAACTAGCAAGTTGATGGATACAATTTCACACCCAATCTCAAAGAGCCTTTTGATATCAATACGTAGTTACTATGTTATTAATCCTCTCTGTTTTCTCCTTATTATATTCTTTTTTCCCACCTTTAGCGATCTTTAAGACGGAAGATTCTCACAAAATTTTAGTATTGATGGAAGTATTTGTTTTAAAGAACAAGAACTGTAGTGCTACATTTCAAGGCAATAACACATCTTGAATAATTATATTATGATGAGCTAGCAAAAAATACCCATGTGTTGCAAAAAGTTCTAAAAGTATATCATATTTAAATCTATAGAaaagataatttttttttctaatttgtgCTCAAATAAGACTTGAATCATTGACTAGATCATTTCACAAAAAACTGACAATTTCGCAAAGGGAGAACAGTACATTACCAAAGaatatatttcaaaaataaaaaacaatgaTCTTACAAAGTATATTTGAACCCAAGCTATACATATTCTTTAAAAGTTACCAATATTATAAGCATTAGAGTTTGTCACCAAATGTTAGATGATGTAAGTTCAATAATAAAGTCTTACTCCACCTATTGCATCTTCAAAAACGTAAATATCATAAGATGACCAAATCATTTCTACTATATCTTTACAAATCATAGATCCTTAGGAAATTACCACattaatttgaaaaaaaaacaaaaatgtaTAGCTACACAGCCATCCCACCATGAGACAAATTAAATATATGATAGCTCATGATCAAACATAGCCATGCAATGAAAATTTTCAAGATCTAATTAAGGAAAGGAAACTATGTCTTGTTAGCGTAACATGCTGAAGAAAAATTAAGAACAATTATAAGGAAAAATAGAATCCTAAACAAATAGACTTATGGGAGGAAAGAGAGGTCCTCGGCTATTTTCTGAAGCTTTATCAAGTGAAAATAGGCCCACTTGCATGTGGAAAATATCGGTCGACTATCTAGGAAGTTATCCCATCGGAAGCTCGGCCCTTATAAGAGCATTCCCTTCCGAGGGGACCCGACGAGGACTATGGGAAACTGTGAGCTTTCTAATATCATGGTAAAAAGTCACAATATATGCTAGAAGTTTGCATTCTCTACATCTTTGTCTTACACATTATTTATTACACTTATATTTCATATTTATCTTCGTGGGATTTATcatactagtctatcaacccgtgctcacgcacgggctagttagagatatctaataattatctatctcacgctcttttaaaccaattaaatattctaatccagtattataaagatacatatttatcattatgtaattgtaataaatatgataggtttagttactaacaatttttttctcactttgcatcatacctccatatatgttcaatatgtatttaattgaacactttATTTGAGTTATGTGAACAACAtaaaaattggtattcttatctcttctcttaaacatgaatatatggtgacacacacattatggttagtatttttatataaataataacataaataatgtaCTAATGATGATAacaatagtaatttagaattttatattgatgaaCTTTAAGatttaattataataatataatatcaATTCAAATTTTGGGTTTATTTTAAGTTTTCAAATGATGTCACTGGATAATATATACGAAAATTTAGGGGTTTattagatattattttataatgacataagtgggtaatttacatgaagattagggggttactttaaattatttttataatggcagaggtgggtaatttagatacatgtgttgggggttactttagtttattttcataatggcaaaggtgggtaatttattagaaaaagataacagatccaacggctattatgattagagttgccgaattgatggctagatatttctgattttagtgagaatttgtaggatttctctatttttttagactgttcacctaggatcctaggtggcatcACTTGGAGGCTTTAAAAGGAGCCTCCagttagtaatagtaagatatgtAGTTTGTATAGGATTACAACCTAGGGTGTGAAACTTTTATGTGGTAGAGATCACTCCTTGAATAACCAAAAATAACACAACTGCATGTTAGAACTCCGAGGTATATGTGACTTTGTTAGTCCTCTAATATGTCCCTAAATTTCATAGGATGACCCGTATTTTGGGACGGAAGGAGAACAATATTAGAAAGCGATGGATTTATAATAAATGTGACTTGAATGAAGACTAGTTGCACAATATAAAATATGGAAAGAAAATAACTATTAAATATAAGGATCAAATTTTATATAGCATATCATACACGTATGATGATAGTGTTTTATCAACAACCAAAATAAAATAGAATTATTATTGATTTAATTAATATAGAATTAATATGGATTGGTTGGTAGTTGCCATCAATGAATCAAAACAAGTAGTAGGTCTGCAAACCTTTATAATATAAAATCTACATAAAGAAATTGCTGACCTATGTACTATCAAGAGAATTAG from Panicum virgatum strain AP13 chromosome 9K, P.virgatum_v5, whole genome shotgun sequence encodes:
- the LOC120652020 gene encoding cytochrome P450 87A3-like — its product is MDLQSASMLQSIHGRISNMGPLAPPLVVVGATLMCIWLAHYFLKKINHRRRLQAVLPPGSMGLPLLGETLEFFARSPSMDLLPFFKRRMERFGPIFKTNLVGKDLIVSLDPDINHYVLQQEEKAFHIWFPESFMRLLGEENIAKVYGSLHKNTRNMIRRVFGPENLRLVLLHDMQGAVEKTLSSWHDSGSVELKPALSSMIFGIAAKWMIGHEASVLSGDLWKNFDAFNQGLLSFPLYIPGTAFYRCMQGRNNVMKTLKQVLDERRKKAETPERMDFIDVIVSELNKENPALSENLALNVLFLMIFASFETTSSGLTAALKFLSDNPRALQELEEEHQQIRARRADPNTGVTWEEYKSMKFTSHVINESLRLANVAPVLFRKATQDVNIKGYTIPEGWILMICPPAVHFNPTKYEDPNVFNPWRWKDLSEPVGSSKDFIAFGSGLRLCVGVDFARLQMTMFLHFLVTKYRLKVVSGGDMVFGPGLGFPNGFQIQLERKK